The Treponema medium genome has a window encoding:
- the rpsO gene encoding 30S ribosomal protein S15: MALTKEHTASVVMKFGANEKDTGNTKVQIALLTDRIRQLTEHCKINKKDKSSQRGLLVLVGQRRRLLKYYKRTNLEGYRALIKELGLRK, translated from the coding sequence ATGGCACTTACAAAAGAACACACTGCATCGGTTGTTATGAAATTCGGTGCAAACGAAAAAGATACGGGCAATACCAAAGTTCAGATTGCGTTGTTGACCGATAGGATCCGCCAGCTCACTGAGCACTGCAAAATCAATAAAAAAGATAAGAGCAGCCAGCGGGGACTTTTGGTATTGGTAGGACAGCGCCGGCGCTTGCTGAAATACTACAAGCGTACCAACCTCGAAGGCTACCGTGCCCTTATTAAAGAGTTAGGCTTGCGCAAGTAA
- the pnp gene encoding polyribonucleotide nucleotidyltransferase, whose protein sequence is MRQRVTYKIGNEELILETGHLAKQANGAIYAQYGGTAVLATVCASSTAVEGLDYVPVTVDYNEKYYAAGKIPGGFIKREGRPKDKEILVSRLIDRPMRPLFEKAFGREIQIVPTCISSDMINPPDILAVIASSAAVVISDIPFNGPVAGARVAYLDGEFVINPTFSQIEKADMEIVVAGTAEGITMVEGGAHEVSEEVMLKALEKAHEFIKAICALQNELRAACGKEKLPLAPVNATLANKDAIYAKAYPELSKALYTKGKVERREACDVIRKALAEEYAKQLADETQAKLFAALFDDMEYHILRENILEKGLRVDGRGLEDIRPITCEIGVLPRPHGSAVFTRGETQSLAVVTLGTVFDEQVYDDIEGDRRENFILHYNFPPYSVGEVGRLGTGRREIGHGHLAHRSLMPMIPSREAFPYTIRVVSEILESNGSSSMATVCGGTLSLLHAGVPMKKPVAGIAMGLITDGNRFAVLSDILGEEDHLGDMDFKVAGTAEGITGFQMDIKIAGVSAEIMKKALEQAKKGRLHILGIMNQTISKPSEQVSKYAPRIETLKIPVDKIGALIGPGGKIIKALSEQYHVTINTENDGTVTIYGRDSSSALGAKAAVTGIVEDPEVGRIYEGTVKCIKDFGAFIEILPGKEGLCHISKLSRSRIEKVTDVLQEGQKVPVKLLEIDKLGRLNLSYIDACEEQEKTGSH, encoded by the coding sequence ATGAGACAGAGAGTAACGTATAAGATCGGAAATGAAGAGTTAATTTTAGAAACAGGCCATCTGGCAAAACAGGCAAACGGCGCTATTTATGCGCAGTACGGCGGAACCGCAGTGTTGGCGACGGTGTGTGCGTCGTCTACGGCAGTTGAGGGGCTCGATTATGTACCGGTAACCGTCGATTATAATGAAAAATACTATGCAGCAGGAAAGATACCGGGCGGTTTTATCAAACGTGAAGGTCGTCCTAAGGATAAAGAGATTTTAGTTTCGCGGCTCATCGATCGTCCGATGCGACCGTTGTTTGAAAAAGCGTTCGGGCGGGAAATTCAGATTGTACCGACCTGTATTTCCTCGGATATGATCAATCCGCCGGATATTTTGGCGGTTATTGCAAGTTCGGCTGCGGTTGTTATTTCCGACATTCCGTTTAACGGGCCGGTTGCGGGGGCTCGCGTGGCATACCTCGACGGCGAGTTTGTGATAAACCCGACATTCAGCCAGATTGAAAAGGCTGATATGGAAATCGTTGTCGCGGGTACTGCCGAAGGCATTACGATGGTAGAAGGCGGCGCTCACGAGGTTTCGGAAGAGGTTATGCTCAAGGCCTTGGAAAAAGCGCATGAATTTATCAAAGCAATCTGTGCGCTGCAAAATGAGCTCCGCGCGGCGTGCGGCAAGGAAAAGCTGCCGCTTGCACCGGTGAATGCAACGCTCGCAAATAAAGATGCCATTTATGCAAAGGCGTATCCCGAACTTTCCAAAGCCTTATACACAAAGGGCAAGGTAGAGCGCCGCGAAGCCTGCGATGTTATCAGAAAGGCGCTGGCCGAAGAGTATGCGAAGCAACTCGCCGATGAAACACAGGCGAAGCTCTTTGCCGCTTTATTCGACGACATGGAATACCATATTTTGCGCGAAAACATACTGGAAAAAGGCTTGCGGGTTGACGGACGCGGCTTGGAAGATATCCGCCCCATCACCTGCGAGATCGGTGTGCTGCCGCGGCCGCACGGTTCTGCGGTGTTTACCCGCGGGGAAACACAGTCGCTTGCCGTTGTTACACTCGGTACTGTGTTTGATGAACAAGTCTATGATGATATCGAAGGCGACCGCCGAGAGAATTTTATCCTGCATTATAACTTCCCGCCCTATTCGGTCGGTGAGGTAGGACGGCTTGGAACCGGACGCCGCGAAATCGGGCACGGGCACCTTGCGCACCGCTCCTTGATGCCGATGATTCCGTCCAGAGAAGCGTTCCCGTATACCATCCGTGTCGTTTCCGAAATTCTGGAATCTAACGGTTCTTCGTCAATGGCAACCGTGTGCGGCGGTACGCTTTCACTGCTGCACGCCGGCGTCCCGATGAAAAAACCGGTAGCGGGTATCGCAATGGGGCTTATCACCGATGGAAACCGCTTTGCGGTACTCTCGGATATTCTGGGCGAAGAAGACCATCTCGGTGATATGGACTTTAAAGTTGCCGGTACCGCAGAAGGTATCACCGGTTTCCAGATGGATATTAAAATCGCCGGCGTTTCCGCTGAGATTATGAAAAAAGCGCTCGAGCAGGCAAAAAAAGGCCGGCTCCATATCCTCGGCATTATGAACCAAACTATTTCCAAGCCGTCCGAGCAGGTGTCCAAGTATGCGCCGCGGATTGAAACGCTCAAGATTCCGGTTGATAAGATCGGAGCGCTCATCGGACCGGGCGGAAAAATTATCAAGGCGCTGTCCGAACAATACCATGTAACAATCAATACCGAAAACGACGGTACGGTTACCATCTACGGGCGTGATTCTTCATCCGCGCTCGGCGCCAAGGCTGCGGTTACCGGCATCGTGGAAGATCCTGAGGTCGGCAGAATTTATGAAGGTACCGTTAAGTGCATCAAGGATTTCGGCGCCTTTATCGAAATTCTTCCCGGTAAAGAAGGACTCTGCCATATTTCCAAACTATCGCGCAGCCGCATCGAAAAAGTTACCGACGTGTTGCAGGAAGGACAAAAAGTACCCGTCAAGCTGTTGGAAATCGATAAGCTCGGTCGCTTAAATCTTTCGTATATCGATGCCTGCGAAGAGCAGGAAAAAACCGGCAGCCATTAA
- a CDS encoding FAD synthetase family protein, with product MKIIYWDDLIKEENIYPQGSAISIGGFDGPHRGHERILSAVLAAAQHKGIPAGIITFFRSPRSVKIGNAYTGDVSTLEMRLQKFAAQGFSFTVLIDFSTDFAKMKGAVFFDILIKTICIKYLAVGSDFSCGYRHDTGVGDLQRLARERGFCFDSIEQLYSAQQERISSSAIRHAVEQADFALAKDLLGYPFFLDVAKIVQRREGSVWSIEKSAITQILPQNGRYSASAYLQTGEIIPVQVEVTDTLLEVSEEIAAPVPFAAGTLIHKLEFIRKE from the coding sequence ATGAAGATTATCTATTGGGATGATTTAATAAAAGAAGAAAACATATATCCACAGGGTTCCGCTATTTCGATCGGCGGTTTTGACGGGCCGCACCGCGGGCACGAGCGTATCTTATCGGCGGTACTGGCAGCTGCACAGCATAAGGGCATCCCCGCAGGAATCATCACCTTTTTCCGTTCCCCTCGGTCGGTTAAGATTGGAAATGCATATACAGGCGATGTTTCTACACTGGAAATGAGGCTGCAAAAATTTGCCGCGCAAGGATTTAGCTTTACGGTGCTGATTGACTTTTCCACCGATTTCGCTAAAATGAAAGGTGCTGTTTTTTTTGACATACTAATAAAAACTATCTGCATAAAATATCTTGCCGTTGGCAGTGATTTTTCCTGCGGGTATCGCCACGATACGGGAGTAGGGGATTTACAGCGCCTTGCTCGTGAAAGGGGCTTTTGTTTTGATTCCATCGAACAGCTTTATTCGGCACAGCAAGAGCGTATCAGCTCAAGTGCAATACGCCATGCCGTTGAACAAGCTGATTTCGCCCTTGCAAAAGACCTCCTCGGGTATCCTTTTTTCTTAGATGTCGCAAAAATAGTCCAGCGGAGAGAGGGTTCTGTATGGTCGATCGAAAAGTCGGCTATAACACAGATTCTCCCACAGAACGGACGGTATTCAGCCTCTGCATATTTGCAAACGGGAGAGATTATTCCTGTACAGGTGGAGGTTACGGATACGTTGCTTGAAGTTTCCGAAGAGATCGCAGCGCCGGTTCCGTTCGCCGCAGGAACATTGATACACAAATTGGAATTTATACGGAAGGAGTAA
- the dut gene encoding dUTP diphosphatase — translation MSIADGAVKVFSVLKEGALLPEYQTPGSAGADLHAYLAEPITLNPMERKLIPTGLFVELPVGYELQVRPRSGLALKYGITVLNTPGTVDSDYRGELCVLLVNLGNEPFTIRNGDRIAQAVVAQALQVSFVHTDALSKTGRGCNGYGSTGIA, via the coding sequence GTGAGTATTGCTGATGGGGCGGTAAAGGTTTTTTCCGTACTCAAGGAAGGAGCCTTGCTGCCTGAATATCAAACACCCGGTTCCGCCGGCGCGGATTTGCATGCATATCTGGCGGAACCGATAACGCTGAACCCGATGGAGCGTAAGCTCATCCCGACGGGGCTTTTTGTTGAATTACCTGTGGGGTATGAGCTGCAAGTGCGCCCACGTTCGGGACTTGCCTTGAAGTATGGCATTACGGTGCTCAATACCCCCGGTACAGTGGATTCCGATTACCGCGGAGAACTGTGCGTGCTGTTGGTAAACCTCGGCAACGAACCTTTTACCATCCGGAACGGCGACAGAATTGCGCAGGCAGTGGTTGCTCAGGCACTACAGGTGAGCTTTGTACACACTGATGCGCTTTCAAAAACCGGACGGGGTTGCAACGGATATGGCTCTACCGGTATTGCATAA